One genomic segment of Fundulus heteroclitus isolate FHET01 chromosome 10, MU-UCD_Fhet_4.1, whole genome shotgun sequence includes these proteins:
- the LOC105939593 gene encoding D(5)-like dopamine receptor codes for MESFLNESKIPAHLGHPAQPQEAAREVRRGPDRDFSLRALTGCVLCVLIVSTLLGNTLVCAAIIKFRHLRSKVTNSFVVSLAVSDLFVAVLVMPWRAVSEVAGVWLFGRFCDTWVAFDIMCSTASILNLCIISMDRYWAISSPFRYERRMTRRFAFLMIGVAWTLSILISFIPVQLSWHRADNSTTRTSPGDCNASLNRTYAISSSLISFYIPVVIMVGTYTRIFRIAQTQIRRISSLEKAPGPRAQSQRLSNSTHNESTLKTTFKRETKVLKTLSIIMGVFVFCWLPFFVLNCVVPFCNPDRPGAPPCVGDTTFSIFVWFGWANSSLNPVIYAFNADFRKAFATILGCNRCCSTSAVETVDFSNELVSYHHDTTLQKDPVTGPGAQRLIPAHTAGELEQNFDKLSEDPRNQRNLLLPAILQLECEPEISLDMMPSNSSDHTDCCGIPGQIQDL; via the coding sequence ATGGAGAGCTTTTTAAACGAGAGTAAAATCCCGGCACACTTAGGCCACCCGGCCCAGCCGCAGGAGGCGGCCAGAGAGGTTAGACGCGGACCGGATCGGGACTTCAGCCTCCGCGCACTGACCGGGTGCGTCCTGTGCGTCCTGATCGTCTCCACTCTGTTGGGCAACACGCTGGTCTGCGCCGCAATCATCAAGTTCCGCCACCTGCGCTCCAAAGTAACCAACTCGTTCGTGGTGTCGCTTGCGGTGTCCGACCTGTTCGTTGCGGTGCTGGTGATGCCGTGGAGGGCGGTCTCAGAGGTGGCCGGGGTCTGGCTCTTCGGCCGCTTTTGCGACACCTGGGTGGCTTTTGACATCATGTGCTCCACCGCGTCCATCCTCAATCTGTGCATCATCAGCATGGACCGCTATTGGGCCATCTCCAGTCCGTTCAGGTACGAGCGCAGGATGACGCGCAGGTTCGCCTTCCTGATGATCGGCGTCGCCTGGACGCTCTCCATCCTCATCTCCTTCATCCCAGTGCAGCTCAGCTGGCACCGCGCGGATAACTCCACGACGCGAACCAGCCCGGGTGATTGCAACGCCAGCCTGAACCGGACCTATGCCATCTCCTCCTCCCTCATCAGCTTCTATATCCCTGTGGTCATCATGGTGGGCACGTACACGCGGATTTTTCGCATTGCCCAGACCCAGATAAGACGGATATCTTCTTTGGAGAAGGCTCCAGGACCCCGTGCGCAGAGCCAGCGGCTTTCCAACTCGACGCACAACGAAAGCACACTGAAAACGACATTTAAACGGGAAACCAAAGTGTTAAAAACACTTTCCATCATCATGGGGGTCTTCGTGTTTTGCTGGCTGCCGTTTTTCGTCCTGAACTGCGTGGTGCCCTTCTGCAACCCGGACAGGCCCGGAGCTCCGCCGTGCGTCGGCGACACCACTTTCAGCATCTTCGTGTGGTTCGGATGGGCCAACTCGTCCCTGAACCCGGTGATTTACGCCTTCAATGCGGACTTCAGAAAGGCCTTCGCCACCATCCTCGGCTGCAACAGATGCTGCTCCACCTCTGCGGTGGAGACGGTGGACTTCAGCAACGAGCTGGTGTCCTATCACCACGACACCACGCTGCAGAAGGACCCGGTGACGGGCCCCGGAGCTCAGAGACTCATCCCGGCGCACACAGCGGGGGAGCTTGAGCAGAACTTTGACAAACTTTCCGAAGATCCCAGGAACCAGCGGAATCTGCTGCTCCCTGCCATCCTGCAGCTCGAATGTGAGCCCGAGATCTCTTTGGACATGATGCCCTCTAACTCCTCCGATCACACTGACTGCTGTGGCATCCCCGGTCAGATCCAGGACCTCTGA